One region of Streptomyces rishiriensis genomic DNA includes:
- a CDS encoding lysophospholipid acyltransferase family protein yields MFYYVLKYVLLGPLLRLVFRPRIEGLEHVPDSGAAIVAGNHLSFSDHFLMPAILRRRITFLAKAEYFTGPGIKGRLTAAFFRSAGQIPVDRSGKEAGQAAIREGLGVLGKDELLGIYPEGTRSHDGRLYKGKVGVAVMALRARVPVIPCAMIGTFEAQPPGKVIPTLHPVVIRFGEPLDFSRYLGMENEKAVLRAITDEIMYAILTLSEQEYVDQYAAVAKAEAAAAKAVKAEKERRFPRLPSR; encoded by the coding sequence TTGTTCTACTACGTGCTCAAGTACGTCTTGCTGGGCCCCCTGCTGAGACTGGTCTTCCGGCCTCGGATCGAGGGCCTCGAGCATGTACCCGACTCGGGAGCGGCGATCGTCGCCGGGAACCACCTGTCGTTCTCGGACCATTTCCTGATGCCCGCGATCCTCAGGCGCCGCATCACCTTCCTCGCGAAGGCGGAGTACTTCACGGGTCCCGGCATCAAGGGCCGGCTGACCGCGGCCTTCTTCCGCAGCGCGGGCCAGATCCCGGTCGACCGCTCCGGCAAGGAGGCCGGCCAGGCCGCGATCCGCGAGGGCCTCGGCGTGCTCGGCAAGGACGAACTGCTGGGTATCTACCCGGAGGGAACCCGCTCGCACGACGGCCGCCTGTACAAGGGCAAGGTCGGGGTGGCGGTGATGGCGCTCAGGGCCCGGGTCCCCGTCATTCCCTGCGCGATGATCGGCACCTTCGAGGCACAGCCGCCCGGCAAGGTGATCCCGACCCTGCACCCCGTGGTGATCCGCTTCGGCGAGCCGCTCGACTTCTCCCGCTACCTCGGCATGGAGAACGAGAAGGCGGTGCTGCGCGCGATCACCGACGAGATCATGTACGCGATCCTGACGCTGTCCGAGCAGGAGTACGTGGACCAGTACGCGGCCGTGGCCAAGGCGGAGGCGGCCGCGGCGAAGGCGGTCAAGGCCGAGAAGGAGCGCAGGTTCCCGCGACTGCCCTCGCGTTGA
- a CDS encoding alpha/beta hydrolase: protein MLAGAFAAPTASATSSRPGQDREARGAAIAAERAGKAGIDWQDCPADWGLEKPIQCGWVTVPLDYAKPDGPKIKLAVDRIGNTGTAAERQGALVYNPGGPGGSGLRFPRRVTTKAPVWTNVAKAYDFVGFDPRGVGHSAPISCIDPQEFVKAPKADPVPDSEADKLAQIKLAREYADGCAERSGEAVLAQMTTPNTVRDLDVIRAALGEKKLNFLGVSYGTYIGAVYGTMFPGHLRRMIVDSVVNPSREKIWYEANLDQDVAFEGRWKDWQDWVAANDATFHLGTTRAAVQAKWLELRATAKKSPIGGIVGPAELISFFQSAPYYDSSWVPVATVFSKYFAGDTQALVDAAAPDLTDTAGNISSENGNAVYTAVECTDAKWPTSWRKWNSDNTRLNKDYPFMTWANAWMNLPCAFWPVKQQTPVDVKSHKDLPQVLIVQSTDDAATPYEGAVELHKRFKGSRLITERDAGSHGVTGLVNTCINTRVDAYLLTGKLDTADVTCAPHATPKP, encoded by the coding sequence ATGCTCGCCGGCGCTTTCGCGGCGCCCACGGCCAGCGCGACCAGCAGCCGGCCGGGCCAGGACCGGGAGGCGCGCGGCGCCGCGATCGCCGCGGAGCGCGCCGGCAAGGCGGGCATCGACTGGCAGGACTGCCCCGCCGACTGGGGCCTGGAGAAGCCGATCCAGTGCGGCTGGGTCACCGTGCCGCTCGACTACGCCAAGCCCGACGGCCCGAAGATCAAGCTCGCCGTCGACCGCATCGGCAACACGGGCACGGCCGCGGAGCGCCAGGGCGCGCTCGTCTACAACCCCGGTGGCCCCGGCGGCTCGGGCCTGCGCTTCCCGCGCCGTGTCACCACCAAGGCCCCCGTCTGGACCAACGTCGCGAAGGCCTACGACTTCGTGGGCTTCGACCCGCGCGGGGTCGGCCACTCCGCGCCCATCTCCTGCATCGACCCGCAGGAGTTCGTCAAGGCGCCGAAGGCCGACCCGGTCCCGGACAGCGAGGCCGACAAGCTCGCCCAGATCAAGCTCGCCCGTGAGTACGCGGACGGGTGCGCCGAGCGCAGCGGCGAAGCCGTGCTGGCGCAGATGACCACCCCGAACACCGTCCGCGACCTGGACGTCATCCGCGCCGCTCTGGGCGAGAAGAAGCTGAACTTCCTGGGTGTCTCCTACGGCACCTACATCGGCGCGGTCTACGGCACCATGTTCCCCGGCCATCTGCGCCGCATGATCGTCGACAGCGTGGTCAACCCCTCGCGCGAGAAGATCTGGTACGAGGCCAACCTCGACCAGGACGTCGCCTTCGAGGGCCGCTGGAAGGACTGGCAGGACTGGGTCGCCGCCAACGACGCCACCTTCCACCTCGGCACCACCCGCGCCGCCGTCCAGGCCAAGTGGCTCGAACTGCGCGCGACCGCCAAGAAGAGCCCCATCGGCGGGATCGTCGGCCCGGCCGAGCTGATCTCCTTCTTCCAGAGCGCCCCGTACTACGACTCCTCGTGGGTCCCGGTCGCCACCGTCTTCAGCAAGTACTTCGCGGGAGACACCCAGGCGCTCGTCGACGCGGCCGCACCGGACCTGACCGACACGGCCGGGAACATCTCCTCGGAGAACGGCAACGCCGTCTACACCGCGGTCGAGTGCACCGACGCCAAGTGGCCGACCAGCTGGCGGAAGTGGAACAGCGACAACACCCGGCTCAACAAGGACTACCCCTTCATGACCTGGGCCAACGCATGGATGAACCTGCCGTGCGCCTTCTGGCCGGTCAAGCAGCAGACCCCGGTGGACGTCAAGAGCCACAAGGACCTGCCGCAGGTGCTCATCGTGCAGTCCACGGATGACGCGGCCACTCCGTACGAGGGCGCCGTCGAACTGCACAAGCGCTTCAAGGGCTCCCGCCTGATCACCGAGAGGGACGCCGGCTCCCACGGAGTGACCGGCCTGGTGAACACCTGCATCAACACCCGGGTGGACGCCTACCTCCTCACCGGCAAGCTGGACACCGCGGACGTGACCTGCGCGCCGCACGCCACGCCCAAGCCGTAG
- a CDS encoding urease accessory protein UreD produces the protein MSGVHATARIGARADGRGGTALPVLESDGPLALRRTRATGGEARVMLVGAMSGPLGGDRFAVEAEVGDGARLHVGSAAATIALPGQAKDEAHYDVRLTVADGGELRWLPEQLISAKGSDLFVATRAELAAGARLVLREEQVLGRVGEEPGRLTSRLTVRVAGRVVLDQELACGPSAPGGWDGPAVLAGQRAVGQLVVVRPEFRQSPTAARSVGEYARVMPLAGPAALVTAVAPDALRLRRALDEALADVDIR, from the coding sequence ATGAGCGGAGTGCACGCCACCGCGCGGATCGGGGCGAGGGCCGACGGACGCGGGGGGACCGCCCTGCCCGTCCTGGAGAGCGACGGACCGCTCGCCCTGCGGCGCACCCGGGCCACCGGCGGCGAGGCACGCGTCATGCTCGTCGGCGCGATGAGCGGACCACTCGGCGGTGACCGCTTCGCCGTCGAGGCCGAAGTCGGCGACGGCGCCCGGCTGCACGTCGGTTCGGCCGCCGCCACCATCGCCCTGCCCGGGCAGGCGAAGGACGAGGCCCACTACGACGTACGCCTGACGGTCGCCGACGGCGGCGAACTGCGCTGGTTGCCCGAGCAGTTGATCTCGGCGAAGGGGAGCGATCTGTTCGTCGCCACGCGGGCCGAGCTCGCGGCCGGTGCCCGGCTCGTCCTGCGTGAGGAGCAGGTGCTCGGCCGGGTGGGGGAGGAGCCGGGGAGGCTGACCAGCCGGCTCACCGTGCGGGTCGCCGGGCGGGTCGTCCTCGATCAGGAACTGGCCTGCGGACCCAGCGCGCCCGGCGGCTGGGACGGGCCCGCCGTCCTCGCGGGGCAGCGAGCCGTGGGCCAACTCGTCGTCGTGAGACCCGAGTTCCGCCAGTCGCCGACGGCGGCGCGGAGCGTCGGCGAGTACGCCCGCGTCATGCCGCTGGCCGGGCCTGCCGCCCTGGTCACCGCCGTCGCGCCCGATGCGCTGCGGCTGCGGCGGGCGTTGGACGAGGCGCTCGCCGATGTCGACATCCGGTGA
- the ureG gene encoding urease accessory protein UreG, whose amino-acid sequence MHLDHIHEGPAAVGADARRGDGSRRALRIGLGGPVGSGKTATVAALCRSLRDELSLAVVTNDIYTREDAEFLLREAVLPPERITAVETGACPHTAIRDDISANLEAVEDLEDEVGPLDLILVESGGDNLTATFSKGLVDAQIFVIDVAGGDDIPRKGGPGVTTADLLVVNKTDLAPYVGSDLARMAADAKAQRAELPVVFQSLRSEAGVADVAAWVRAQFAAWTA is encoded by the coding sequence ATGCATCTCGACCACATCCACGAAGGACCCGCCGCCGTCGGCGCCGACGCCCGTCGGGGCGACGGCTCGCGGCGCGCCCTGCGCATCGGCCTCGGCGGTCCCGTCGGCTCCGGCAAGACCGCCACCGTCGCGGCGCTCTGCCGCTCGCTGCGGGACGAACTGTCCCTCGCCGTCGTCACCAACGACATCTACACGCGGGAGGACGCCGAGTTCCTGCTCCGGGAAGCGGTGCTGCCGCCCGAGCGGATCACGGCCGTCGAGACGGGCGCCTGTCCGCACACCGCGATCCGGGACGACATCTCCGCCAACCTCGAGGCCGTGGAGGATCTGGAGGACGAGGTCGGGCCGCTGGACCTGATCCTCGTCGAGTCCGGTGGGGACAACCTCACCGCCACCTTCTCCAAGGGTCTCGTGGACGCGCAGATCTTCGTCATCGACGTCGCGGGCGGTGACGACATCCCACGCAAGGGCGGCCCCGGCGTCACCACCGCCGACCTGCTCGTCGTCAACAAGACCGACCTCGCGCCGTACGTCGGCTCCGACCTCGCCCGGATGGCCGCCGACGCCAAGGCGCAGCGGGCCGAACTCCCCGTCGTCTTCCAGTCGCTGCGGAGCGAGGCAGGTGTCGCGGACGTCGCCGCGTGGGTGCGGGCGCAGTTCGCCGCCTGGACGGCGTGA
- a CDS encoding urease accessory protein UreF codes for MTRAALLVLADGRFPAGGHAHSGGAEEAVRAGRITGATSLEAFLCGRLHTAGLVTAALAAAAAAGADPAELDAAADARTPSPALRLTARKLGRQLMRAARATWPSAELDALARAFPKGAHQPVVLGLTARAAGLGAADAAYCAVYESVSGPATAVVRLLSLDPFEATAVLARLAPELDRVVDRAVAAGSAVPTAGADALPAASAPLLEIGAEVHAAWPVRLFAS; via the coding sequence GTGACAAGGGCCGCACTGCTCGTCCTGGCCGACGGCCGTTTCCCCGCCGGAGGACACGCGCACTCCGGCGGGGCCGAGGAGGCCGTCCGGGCGGGACGGATCACCGGCGCGACGAGCCTGGAGGCCTTCCTCTGCGGGAGGTTGCACACCGCCGGGCTGGTGACGGCGGCGCTGGCGGCCGCCGCCGCGGCCGGCGCGGACCCGGCGGAGCTGGACGCGGCGGCGGACGCCCGCACCCCGTCCCCGGCGCTGCGGCTGACCGCCAGGAAGCTGGGCCGGCAGCTGATGCGGGCCGCCCGGGCGACCTGGCCGAGCGCCGAACTCGACGCTCTGGCCCGCGCGTTCCCCAAGGGGGCTCATCAGCCCGTGGTGTTGGGACTGACCGCGCGGGCGGCCGGACTCGGGGCGGCGGACGCGGCGTACTGCGCGGTCTACGAGAGTGTGAGCGGACCGGCGACCGCCGTGGTGCGGTTGCTCAGCCTCGACCCCTTCGAGGCGACAGCGGTGCTGGCCCGGCTGGCGCCGGAACTGGACCGGGTGGTCGACCGGGCGGTGGCGGCGGGGTCGGCCGTCCCGACGGCCGGGGCCGACGCGCTGCCGGCGGCCTCGGCGCCGCTGCTGGAGATCGGGGCGGAGGTGCATGCCGCCTGGCCGGTACGGCTGTTCGCCTCCTAG
- a CDS encoding urease subunit alpha codes for MPEISRAAYADLFGPTTGDRIRLADTDLLIEIEEDRCGGPGLAGEEAVFGGGKVIRESMGQSRATRADGTPDTVITGAVVVDHWGVVKADVGIRDGRITGIGKAGNPDTMDGVHPDLVIGPETEIIAGNGRILTAGAVDAHVHFICPQIADEALSAGVTTLVGGGTGPAEGSKATTVTPGPWHLARMLEAMEQYPLNIGFLGKGNTVSQDAMLSQIRGGALGLKLHEDWGSTPAVIDASLTVADRTGIQVAIHTDTLNEAGFVGDTLAAVAGRGIHAYHTEGAGGGHAPDIMTVVSEPHVLPSSTNPTRPYTVNTAEEHLDMLMVCHHLNPAVPEDLAFAESRIRPSTIGAEDVLHDLGAISIISSDAQAMGRVGEVVLRTWQTAHVMKGRRGPLPGDGRADNHRVRRYIAKYTINPALAQGLAREIGSVEGGKLADLVLWEPAFFGVKPHLVIKGGQIAYAQMGDANASIPTPQPILPRPMYGAIGRAPASNSFNFVAPLAIEDGLPERLQLGKRFVAIDSTRGVTKADMRENDARPRVQVDPDSFAVHIDGELVEATPAAELPMAQRYFLF; via the coding sequence ATGCCTGAGATCTCGCGTGCCGCGTACGCCGACCTGTTCGGCCCGACGACCGGCGACCGTATCCGGCTCGCCGACACCGACCTGCTGATCGAGATCGAGGAGGACCGCTGCGGCGGACCGGGCCTCGCCGGTGAGGAGGCGGTCTTCGGCGGCGGCAAGGTCATCCGTGAATCCATGGGACAGTCCCGCGCCACGCGCGCGGACGGCACGCCCGACACGGTCATCACGGGTGCGGTCGTCGTCGACCACTGGGGCGTGGTGAAGGCCGACGTCGGCATCCGCGACGGGCGCATCACCGGTATCGGCAAGGCCGGCAACCCCGACACGATGGACGGGGTCCACCCGGACCTGGTCATCGGCCCGGAGACCGAGATCATCGCCGGCAACGGACGGATCCTGACGGCCGGCGCGGTCGACGCGCACGTCCACTTCATCTGTCCGCAGATCGCCGACGAGGCGCTGTCCGCCGGGGTCACCACGCTGGTCGGCGGCGGCACCGGGCCGGCCGAGGGCTCGAAGGCGACCACCGTGACGCCCGGGCCGTGGCACCTCGCGCGGATGCTGGAGGCGATGGAGCAGTACCCGCTGAACATCGGCTTCCTCGGCAAGGGCAACACCGTCTCGCAGGACGCCATGCTCTCGCAGATCCGGGGCGGAGCGCTCGGCCTGAAGCTGCACGAGGACTGGGGTTCGACGCCGGCCGTCATCGACGCCTCGCTGACCGTCGCCGACCGGACGGGCATCCAGGTCGCGATCCACACGGACACCCTCAACGAGGCCGGGTTCGTCGGCGACACGCTCGCCGCTGTCGCCGGGCGCGGCATCCACGCGTACCACACCGAGGGCGCGGGCGGCGGGCACGCGCCGGACATCATGACCGTGGTCTCCGAGCCGCACGTGCTGCCGAGTTCGACGAACCCCACGCGGCCGTACACGGTGAACACCGCCGAGGAACACCTCGACATGCTGATGGTGTGTCACCACCTCAACCCCGCGGTCCCGGAGGACCTGGCGTTCGCCGAGTCGCGGATCCGGCCGTCGACGATCGGCGCCGAGGACGTCCTGCACGACCTCGGGGCGATCTCGATCATCTCCTCCGACGCGCAGGCCATGGGCCGGGTCGGCGAGGTCGTCCTGCGGACCTGGCAGACGGCGCACGTCATGAAGGGGCGCAGGGGGCCCCTGCCGGGCGACGGCCGGGCGGACAACCACCGGGTGCGCCGCTACATCGCCAAGTACACGATCAACCCCGCGCTCGCCCAGGGCCTGGCCCGCGAGATCGGCTCGGTCGAGGGCGGCAAGCTCGCCGATCTGGTGCTGTGGGAGCCGGCGTTCTTCGGCGTCAAGCCGCACCTGGTCATCAAGGGCGGGCAGATCGCGTACGCGCAGATGGGCGACGCCAACGCCTCCATCCCGACGCCGCAGCCGATCCTGCCGCGTCCGATGTACGGGGCGATCGGCCGGGCGCCCGCGTCGAACTCGTTCAACTTCGTGGCGCCGCTCGCGATCGAGGACGGCCTGCCGGAACGGTTGCAGCTGGGCAAGAGGTTCGTGGCCATCGACTCCACGCGCGGGGTGACCAAGGCGGACATGCGGGAGAACGACGCCCGGCCGCGGGTCCAGGTCGACCCCGACAGTTTCGCCGTGCACATCGACGGTGAGCTGGTCGAGGCGACACCGGCCGCCGAACTGCCCATGGCGCAGCGTTACTTCCTGTTCTGA
- a CDS encoding urease subunit beta: MIPGEILFAADPVVFNEGREVTRLTVLNAADRPVQVGSHYHFAEANPGLEFDRAAARGRRLNVAAGTAVRFEPGIPVDVELVPLAGARVVPGLRGETGGALDA; this comes from the coding sequence ATGATTCCCGGAGAGATCCTGTTCGCCGCGGACCCGGTCGTCTTCAACGAGGGCCGCGAGGTCACCCGGCTCACCGTTCTCAACGCCGCCGACCGGCCCGTCCAGGTCGGCTCCCACTACCACTTCGCCGAGGCCAACCCGGGTCTGGAGTTCGACCGCGCCGCCGCGCGCGGCCGGCGGCTGAACGTCGCCGCCGGCACCGCCGTGCGCTTCGAACCCGGGATCCCCGTCGACGTCGAACTCGTCCCGCTCGCCGGCGCCCGCGTCGTGCCCGGTCTGCGCGGGGAGACCGGAGGTGCCCTCGATGCCTGA
- a CDS encoding urease subunit gamma — MQLTPHEQERLLIHVAADVAEKRRARGLRLNHPEAVALITAHILEGARDGRTVAELMSSGRKLLTRDDVMEGIPEMIHDVQVEATFPDGTKLVTVHDPIV, encoded by the coding sequence GTGCAACTGACCCCGCACGAGCAGGAGAGGCTGCTGATCCACGTGGCGGCCGATGTCGCCGAGAAACGCCGGGCCCGCGGGCTCAGGCTCAACCACCCGGAAGCCGTGGCCCTCATCACGGCGCACATCCTCGAAGGCGCGCGGGACGGCCGTACGGTGGCCGAGCTGATGTCCTCCGGCCGCAAACTGCTCACCCGCGACGACGTCATGGAGGGCATCCCGGAGATGATCCACGACGTCCAGGTCGAGGCCACCTTCCCGGACGGCACCAAGCTCGTCACCGTCCACGACCCGATCGTCTGA
- a CDS encoding C40 family peptidase, whose translation MTALNRVPSLMARAGTASAFAIAAVGGSVVVPGLAPDAAAATPATKALQIAASKKGAPYKYGATGPKRFDCSGLTLYSFKKAGKSLPRTAAQQYNKTKHISASSRKAGDLVFFHSGSNVYHVGIYAGKGKIWHSPKTGDVVKLQKIWTKSVWYGRVR comes from the coding sequence ATGACTGCGCTCAATCGTGTCCCGTCGCTCATGGCCCGGGCCGGTACGGCCTCGGCTTTCGCCATCGCCGCCGTGGGCGGCTCGGTCGTGGTCCCGGGGCTCGCCCCCGACGCCGCGGCCGCCACACCGGCGACGAAGGCGCTCCAGATCGCGGCCTCGAAGAAGGGTGCACCGTACAAGTACGGGGCCACCGGGCCGAAGAGGTTCGACTGCTCCGGGCTCACGCTGTACTCGTTCAAGAAGGCGGGCAAGAGCCTGCCCCGGACGGCGGCCCAGCAGTACAACAAGACGAAGCACATCTCGGCGTCCAGCCGCAAGGCGGGCGACCTCGTGTTCTTCCACTCGGGCTCGAACGTCTACCACGTCGGGATCTACGCGGGCAAGGGCAAGATCTGGCACTCGCCGAAGACCGGTGACGTGGTGAAGCTCCAGAAGATCTGGACCAAGAGCGTCTGGTACGGCAGGGTCCGCTAA
- a CDS encoding ATP-binding protein codes for MADHLEASVTLPSDPASVSTARVFVAGALGEWGLPADAEMADAVRLIVSELATNAVQHTFGQSPTFTVDLVLDRDEHLRVGVTDSHPRFPKRLPAAVQQDNGRGMVIIRWLTAECGGRLRVRPTREGGKTVTVELPWAVPAAEPVTGVLTAPAEGELPGR; via the coding sequence ATGGCAGATCACCTGGAAGCATCCGTCACTCTGCCGAGCGATCCCGCCTCGGTCTCCACGGCCCGCGTCTTCGTGGCCGGCGCCCTCGGAGAATGGGGACTGCCGGCGGACGCGGAGATGGCCGACGCCGTCCGGCTGATCGTCTCGGAACTCGCCACCAACGCCGTACAGCACACCTTCGGTCAGTCACCCACCTTCACGGTGGACCTCGTCCTCGACCGTGACGAACACCTGCGCGTCGGGGTCACCGACAGCCACCCGCGTTTCCCCAAACGACTGCCGGCCGCCGTCCAGCAGGACAACGGCCGAGGCATGGTGATCATTCGCTGGCTGACCGCGGAATGCGGCGGCAGGCTCCGCGTGCGGCCCACCCGGGAGGGCGGCAAGACGGTCACCGTCGAGCTCCCGTGGGCGGTCCCGGCCGCGGAGCCGGTGACCGGCGTCCTGACGGCCCCGGCGGAGGGTGAGCTCCCGGGGCGGTGA
- a CDS encoding helix-turn-helix domain-containing protein — MQHGPAVRRRKLGAELRNLRAQAGLTSGEAARLVGWHQSKVSRIETGVSGSKPADVRLLLDAYGVADPQLRELMTALAGAEGSGGRDHWWHAYRGVLPPAYRDFISLESQASAMRTLETTVVPGLLQTPEYARAVTRAAVEGGDEDQLDTLVEVRLARQDVLRAQPPLELRAVLDEAVLRREVGGPEVMARQLGRLVEAARLPQVRLQVLPFAAGAHIGVTGPFVIFSFSRTSDLDVVVLDHLTSSLYLERKEDLQAYTEAFNVLRAHALSPGDSSDYIAAIADGA, encoded by the coding sequence ATGCAGCACGGTCCCGCGGTGCGCCGCCGAAAGCTGGGCGCCGAACTGCGCAATCTTCGTGCCCAGGCGGGGCTCACCAGTGGCGAGGCGGCCCGGCTCGTGGGCTGGCACCAGTCCAAGGTGAGCCGCATCGAGACGGGTGTCAGCGGATCGAAACCGGCCGATGTGCGGTTACTCCTCGACGCCTACGGTGTCGCCGATCCGCAGCTGCGGGAGCTGATGACGGCGCTGGCGGGCGCCGAGGGCAGCGGCGGTCGGGACCACTGGTGGCACGCCTACCGCGGGGTGCTGCCGCCCGCCTACCGGGACTTCATCAGTCTGGAGTCCCAGGCGAGCGCGATGCGCACCCTGGAGACGACGGTGGTACCGGGGCTGCTGCAGACGCCCGAGTACGCACGCGCGGTGACCAGGGCGGCCGTGGAGGGGGGCGACGAGGATCAGCTCGACACCCTGGTCGAGGTGCGGCTGGCCCGCCAGGACGTGCTGCGCGCGCAGCCGCCGCTGGAACTGCGCGCGGTACTGGACGAGGCGGTCCTGCGGCGGGAGGTGGGCGGGCCCGAGGTGATGGCACGACAGCTCGGCCGGCTCGTGGAGGCCGCCCGCTTGCCCCAGGTTCGGCTCCAGGTGCTGCCGTTCGCCGCCGGAGCGCACATCGGGGTAACTGGCCCTTTCGTTATCTTTTCATTTTCGCGCACTTCTGATCTGGACGTGGTTGTTCTCGACCACTTGACGAGTAGCCTCTATCTCGAACGGAAAGAAGACCTCCAGGCTTACACCGAGGCCTTCAACGTCCTTCGGGCGCACGCCCTTTCGCCCGGGGACTCATCGGATTACATCGCCGCGATAGCCGACGGCGCGTAA
- a CDS encoding DUF397 domain-containing protein — protein sequence MSAPPRNVPSSTDPDHLPDVRWLRSSYSTGANNCVETARPGSGPWSGLLAVRDSKDPAGPALLFSPESWSGFTAAFSRAR from the coding sequence ATGTCCGCACCCCCGCGGAACGTACCTTCCAGTACCGATCCCGATCACCTCCCGGATGTGCGGTGGCTGCGCAGCAGCTACAGCACGGGAGCGAACAACTGCGTGGAGACGGCCCGGCCGGGCTCCGGCCCATGGTCCGGCCTGCTCGCCGTACGCGACTCCAAGGACCCGGCCGGACCCGCCCTGCTCTTCTCCCCCGAGAGCTGGTCGGGCTTCACGGCCGCGTTCTCGCGGGCCCGCTGA
- a CDS encoding 8-amino-7-oxononanoate synthase, with amino-acid sequence MAFGWIDEQAELRRRAGLVRTLRPRPADSPLLDLASNDYLGLARHPEVTEGAAAAARTWGGGATGSRLVTGTTELHAELERELAEHCGFEAALVFSSGYAANLAAVTALAPHGSLIVSDAGNHASLIDGCRLARGTTQVVGHADPDAVRKALGTHEGPAVAVSDTVFSVDGDAAPLAALAAACREYGAGLVVDDAHGLGVLGDGGQGAPYAAGLAGADDVVVTVTLSKSLGSQGGAVLGPARVIGHLVNAARTFIFDTGLAPAAAGAALAALRLLRREPRRAARARAVAAELHARLTAAGLAAVRPDAAVVSVRAPSPEGAVRWAADCRSAGLAVGCFRPPSVPDGISRLRLTARADLSGAELERAVRVIGETRP; translated from the coding sequence ATGGCGTTCGGCTGGATCGACGAGCAGGCGGAGCTGCGGCGCCGGGCCGGACTCGTACGGACGCTGCGGCCCCGCCCGGCCGACTCGCCGCTCCTTGACCTGGCGAGCAACGACTACCTGGGCCTCGCCCGCCACCCCGAGGTCACGGAGGGCGCCGCGGCGGCCGCCAGGACCTGGGGCGGCGGCGCGACCGGCTCGCGGCTCGTCACGGGCACCACCGAGCTGCACGCCGAGCTGGAGCGGGAGCTCGCCGAGCACTGCGGCTTCGAGGCGGCCCTCGTCTTCTCCTCCGGATACGCGGCCAACCTGGCCGCGGTCACCGCGCTGGCCCCGCACGGGTCGCTCATCGTCTCCGACGCGGGCAACCACGCCTCGCTCATCGACGGCTGCCGGCTGGCCCGCGGCACCACCCAGGTCGTCGGGCACGCCGACCCGGACGCGGTGCGCAAGGCGCTCGGCACGCACGAGGGCCCGGCCGTGGCCGTCTCCGACACGGTCTTCTCGGTCGACGGCGACGCCGCCCCGCTGGCCGCCCTGGCGGCCGCCTGCCGCGAGTACGGCGCCGGGCTGGTCGTCGACGACGCCCACGGGCTCGGCGTGCTCGGGGACGGCGGGCAGGGCGCTCCGTACGCGGCGGGTCTGGCGGGCGCCGACGACGTCGTCGTCACGGTGACGCTGTCCAAGTCGCTGGGCAGCCAGGGCGGCGCCGTGCTGGGTCCCGCGCGGGTGATCGGGCATCTGGTGAACGCGGCCCGGACGTTCATCTTCGACACGGGCCTGGCCCCGGCGGCGGCGGGCGCGGCGCTGGCCGCGCTCCGGCTGCTGCGCCGGGAGCCGCGGCGCGCGGCACGCGCGCGTGCGGTGGCGGCCGAGCTGCACGCGCGCCTGACGGCCGCGGGCCTGGCGGCGGTGCGTCCGGACGCCGCGGTCGTCTCCGTGCGTGCGCCGTCCCCGGAGGGGGCCGTGCGCTGGGCGGCGGACTGCCGGTCGGCAGGCCTGGCCGTGGGCTGCTTCCGTCCTCCCTCCGTGCCCGACGGCATCTCACGCCTCAGGCTGACCGCGCGTGCGGACCTCTCCGGGGCCGAGCTGGAACGCGCTGTACGGGTGATCGGCGAAACACGACCATGA